The Bacillus sp. (in: firmicutes) nucleotide sequence ACTATCTTTTGAAACCATCGTTGGTGCGGGAACGAAAAAGGAGCAAATTTATAACATCCCGCCTAAACGGCTAGGGTACTTATATGCCTATGCTCCTGCGGTAAACGAAAAAGGAAAAGTCACGTATGGCGAAGTGTATCTCGTGCTAAAAGGCAGGCATCGCGGAATCGTCGTCAAAAATGTTACGTCTCAAGGCATCGGCGCCTGGATTCCAGTACAAGACCACATCATGTTTAGCTTCATTGCTACGGATCAACCGAGATAAAGCGGGCTCTTTCTTAGAGTTCGCTTTATTACATGTTGGTTTGGTTTTTGAGGAGTATTGTCTGATAAGGAGGGCGAATCGGCACATAGAAGTCCGAAATTTGAACATAAAAAGGACTGGAATTGGGATATAGGCGTTGGATTTGGCACATAAAGAGCAGAGAATAGCACATTCGAAGCCTAGCTTGGCACATAGGATGTTAATGCTGGCCCAATTTTTTCTTATTTGATCCATATCAACAACTTCTAAACAATAAAAACCGATTTGGCGACATGCCAAATCGGCACAGCTTATAAAACGCTATTTTACTAACTGACCCTCAGCTACTCGTTTCACGCGTTCGACAAAATCAACGACGACTTTTTCCGATGCAAACAGAAGAAACAATTTAGTATACCACTTTAACGGTTGGTTTGTCGCTGTATATGTAAGCTCGGTAAGATTTTCATCTTTTTTCGTCAGTTCATATGTTGCGGTAATGTCAAACATGTTGGCTAAATGAAAGCCTACTTTTAATTTTTTATAATCAGGAGTATCTTTGTATTCTAATGTTTTGACGTCGTATTCCATGACGCGTTTGCCTTCCCGATATTTTTGGCGATAGACACTGCCAACGACTTCTTCGGTTTCATGAACAGGTGTATTTTCTATAACTTGAGGCATAATTT carries:
- a CDS encoding SRPBCC family protein, whose protein sequence is MKKWTKSIEINAPIETVWEFFDGSLENMQKIMPQVIENTPVHETEEVVGSVYRQKYREGKRVMEYDVKTLEYKDTPDYKKLKVGFHLANMFDITATYELTKKDENLTELTYTATNQPLKWYTKLFLLFASEKVVVDFVERVKRVAEGQLVK